In one window of Desulfonatronum thioautotrophicum DNA:
- a CDS encoding DUF2318 domain-containing protein has protein sequence MTTQKDQNRSKTLSNQTSSASRRAAKKAAVLGSPTDQSSGTGSRKVVLAICSMLLVAVFSIILLFTHSETKDKAVEATPVTPENGELVHTAAMFTDGQARYFVLRAEDGLAIRYFALRTSEGVIRTAFDACDACWQANLGYVQDGDVMICRYCNMRFPSRSIGELRGGCNPSPLPSVVRDGNLVIRASDVLEGRRYFDFGPEGARG, from the coding sequence ATGACCACTCAAAAGGACCAAAATCGTTCCAAAACCCTTTCCAATCAAACCTCCTCCGCATCCCGGCGTGCCGCGAAAAAGGCCGCTGTTTTGGGCTCTCCAACAGATCAGAGTTCCGGTACCGGATCGCGGAAGGTCGTCCTGGCGATTTGCTCCATGCTTCTGGTCGCCGTGTTTTCAATAATTTTACTTTTCACCCATTCCGAGACAAAGGACAAGGCCGTGGAAGCCACTCCGGTCACGCCGGAGAACGGGGAACTGGTGCATACCGCGGCGATGTTCACGGATGGGCAAGCCCGATACTTTGTTTTACGCGCCGAGGACGGGTTGGCAATCAGATATTTTGCCTTGCGCACATCTGAGGGTGTGATCCGTACGGCTTTTGATGCGTGCGATGCCTGCTGGCAGGCGAACCTGGGGTATGTTCAGGATGGAGACGTGATGATCTGCCGCTACTGCAACATGCGCTTTCCTTCCCGGAGCATTGGCGAGCTTCGTGGCGGCTGCAATCCCTCACCGTTACCCAGCGTGGTCCGTGACGGCAATCTGGTCATCCGGGCAAGCGACGTTCTGGAGGGACGACGTTATTTTGACTTCGGACCAGAGGGAGCACGAGGATGA
- the thiM gene encoding hydroxyethylthiazole kinase, whose protein sequence is MSNQSSWPEIAAEQLRTMRQQGPLVHNITNFVVMGVTANVLLAQGAYPVMAHAPEEVEEMTSLASALALNIGTLSEHWVQAMLLAGKKANALNKPVVLDPVGAGATRYRTKTVSRILDTVRISVLRGNPSEILAVSGAQGGARGVDAVHEVEEIIHTAQDLAVNLGCVVAVSGERDLITDGRSTVRLCGGSALMTKITGMGCALSSTVAAFVGAGGEALAGAVGAMALYNVAGELAAQKSTGPGSFEPAFLDILALVGDDQMLRAEAFSV, encoded by the coding sequence ATGTCCAATCAGTCATCATGGCCGGAAATCGCCGCCGAGCAACTCCGAACCATGCGGCAGCAAGGCCCCCTTGTGCACAACATCACCAATTTCGTGGTCATGGGCGTGACCGCCAACGTGCTTCTGGCCCAGGGGGCCTATCCGGTAATGGCCCACGCCCCTGAGGAGGTGGAGGAGATGACCTCCCTGGCAAGTGCCCTGGCCCTGAATATCGGCACCCTGAGTGAACACTGGGTGCAGGCCATGCTTCTGGCGGGAAAAAAGGCCAATGCGTTGAACAAGCCGGTGGTTCTGGACCCGGTGGGGGCGGGGGCGACCCGTTATCGGACGAAGACCGTGAGTCGGATTCTGGACACTGTGCGGATTTCCGTGCTCCGCGGCAATCCATCCGAAATCTTGGCTGTTTCCGGGGCTCAAGGGGGAGCGAGGGGCGTGGACGCAGTGCACGAAGTGGAGGAAATCATCCATACGGCCCAGGATTTGGCCGTCAATCTGGGTTGCGTGGTGGCGGTTTCCGGAGAGCGGGATCTGATCACGGACGGCCGGAGCACGGTCCGTCTTTGCGGGGGCTCTGCCCTGATGACCAAGATCACGGGCATGGGCTGTGCCCTGAGTTCCACGGTGGCCGCTTTTGTCGGCGCGGGAGGCGAGGCTCTGGCCGGGGCCGTGGGTGCCATGGCCCTGTACAATGTGGCCGGAGAGCTGGCCGCCCAGAAATCCACGGGACCGGGCAGCTTTGAACCGGCCTTCCTGGACATTCTGGCCCTGGTCGGGGATGATCAGATGCTGCGGGCGGAGGCCTTCTCCGTTTAA